The DNA window GTCGGCCGGAGCTGTCGTATCCGTTTGTCGTTGTCGCGCCGTTCGGGGCGACGGTGGCCAGCAGCAGGCCGGAGGCGGTGTACCGGTAGCGGGTGACCGCCCCGGCGGCGTCGGTGCTGCTGGACAGCCGGCCGGCGTCGTCGTAGCCGTACTGCTGGACCTTCCCCGAGGGGCTTGTCACCGACGCACGTCGGCCCGCCGCGTCGTAGCCGTAGGTGAGCTTCCGGTTGGTCGGGTCGGTGATGCTGACCAGCCGCCGACCCGCGTCGTACCCGTAGGCGGTCTTCGCACCTGCCGGGTCGACGACCTCCGTCACCAGCCCATCGACCACGGTGCGGCGGGTGATCCGGTCGGCGGCGTCGGTCACCGTCGACGGCACCCGGCTGTCGCCGGTGTAGCCGTAGCGGGTGACGGCGCCCGCGGCGTCGGTCACGTTGGTCAGGCGGTCCTGTGCGTCGTACCCGTACGCGGTGGTGGCGGTGCCGAGCGCACGGCTGGTGAGGTTGCCGTGGGCGTCGTAGGCGAAGGTCGTCCGGGTCCCGCCCCGGGCGCTGTTCTCGACGAGGCGTCCGTTGGAGTCGAACGTTTGGCTGATCGACTTGCCGGCCGGGTCCGTGGCGCCGACCAGCCGGCCGGCGCGGTCGTGCCGGTAGGTGGCCGCGGCCCCGCCCGGCTGCAGGGTGGCCGTGGTCACCCCGGTGGCCTCATCGTAGGCGACGTCCTCGGCGCCACCTGACGCGAACTTCTGATGCACGACCCGCCCGTCCGGGTCGTAGGTGTTCTCGAGGACGGTGCGACCCTCCGGGTCCACGATGGCGGCCAGCAGGCCCCCACCGGTGCTGGTGTAGCGGGTGACGGCGCCACCCGGCACGGTCACCGCGGACAGCGCGCCATCGGTGTACGCGTAGGTGACCACCCGCCCGTCGCCGGCTTCCGCCCGGGTGACGTGGCCGGACGCGTCGTATCCGAGGGCGAGGACGGCGCCGGCCGAGTGCGTGGCTCGACTCAGCCGGCCGGCATCGTCGTAGCTGAGGTTGACCCGCTCCCCCTCCCCGGTGAGGCTGGTGGCACGACCTGACGCGTCGAAGGTGATCGCTGCGCCAGCCCGGTACCGCAGGGTGAAGGTGCCGTCGTCGGCACGGGTGAGCTCGGCTTCGATGTCCTGGGGGCGCTGGTAGCCGCCGGCGTCGCCGGGCGGGAAGGTCAGCACCCGGCCGTCGGCGTCGTGGAAGGCGACCGCGCCATCGTCGCCGACCACGAGCCGGGTGGTCAGCGTGGTGGTCCAGCCCTTGCCGAACGGCCCGTCGTGGGGATTCTGCGAGTTGTAGCTCCGCGCCCAGCTCAGCAGCCCGGCGGAGAAATCCAGGTCGACCGCGGCGTGGGTGAAGTTGCCCGTGGCCGTGTTCACGCCCTGGCCGGTGAAGCCGTAGCCCGAGTGCTGTCCGAGCAGCTCCGACATCGGCCGCGTGACGTAGTCGTCTTCCGCGGCGATCGCCGGCAGCGCGGACGCCACAAGCGTGACGGCCGTCGCCGCTGCCAGAACTGGCAGCCGCCACCGGCCGATTCCTGTTTCGTGTCTCATCGGCACCCCCGTTTCGATGTAGATCGATCGAGGGAACGATATTGTCCGACGTCTCTGCCCTACCGTCCCATTCAATCAATCAGGCTCGATATATTGGCCTGGCCTGCGGGAACGGTTTGACGAGTGGAGAATCACACGGCCGTCGCGTAACGTTCACCGACTCCGGAGCGCTTTTTGCCAATCCACCGTCGGCGATGGCCAACCTTCCGCCCCGCTTCGCCATGCGGCGGAATCAGCCCCTCGGTAACGTGAGCCGCAGGGGGTACGCCGTCGACGCCGAGGAGGTGGGCCGGTGGTCGAGCCGACCGTCGTCGTGGGGGTGGACATCGGCACCACCAGCACCAAGGCGGTCGCGTACGACACCGGTGGCCGGCAGCTCGCCACCCACTCGATCGGCTACCCCCTGGAGGAGCCGCGACCCGGGTACGCCGAGCAGGACCCGGTACGGATCTTCGACGCGGTGGTCGGGGCGATCCGCGCCGTGGCCGAAGAGCTGCGCCGGCCGGTCGCCGGCCTGTCGTTCAGCACCGCGATGCACAGCCTGATCGGGCTCGACGCCGACGGCACCCCGCTCACCCCGTCGGTGACCTGGGCCGACTCCCGGGCCAGCGCGCAGGCCGAGCGGCTGCGCGCCGTGCCGTCCGGGCTGGCCATCCACCGGCGTACCGGCACCCCGGTGCACCCGATGGCGCCGCTGCCCAAGCTGGTCTGGTTCGCCGAGCAGCAACCGACGCTGCACGCGCGGGTGGCGCACTGGGTGGGCATCAAGGACTACGTGCTGCTGCGGCTGACCGGGGCGCTGGTCACCGACCACTCGGTGGCCTCCGCCACCGGGCTGATGGACATCTACCGGCTGGCCTGGGACGCCGAGGCGCTCCGCATCGCCAGCATCACCGAGGAGCAGCTTCCGCAGCTCGTTCCCACCACCCACGTGCTGCCCGGCCTGGCCGCCGGCGCGGCCCGGGCCACCGGCCTGCCCGCGGACACCCCGCTCGTGGTGGGCGCCGGCGACGGGCCGCTGGCGAACCTGGGGCTCGGCGCGGTGCACCCCGGCGAGGTGGCCTGCTCGATCGGCACCAGCGGGGCCATGCGGGTGATGGTGGAGCGCCCCGGGGTCGACCCGCTCGGCGGCGTCTTCTGCTACGCCCTGACCGAGCACCGCTGGGTGGTCGGCGGCGCGATCAACAACGGCGGGATCGTCCTCCAGTGGGCCAACGAGGCGCTCGCCCCCGAGCTGGGCGAGCACGCCGAGGAGGAACTGCTCGACCTGGCCGCCCAGGCGCCGGTCGGCTCCGGTGGGCTGATCATGCTGCCGTACCTGCTCAGTGAGCGGGCGCCGCACTGGAGCGCGCTGCCCCGCGGCGCGTACGTCGGGCTGACCCACGGGCACGGCCGGGCGCACCTCGTGCGGGCCGCGCTGGAGGGGGTTTGCCAGCAGCTCGCCCTGGTGCTCGCCTCGGTGCGGGCGGCCGGCAACGAGGTACGCGAGATCCGCGCCAGCGGCGGTTTCGCCCGCAGCCCGCTGTGGCGGCAGATCCTCGCCGACGCGCTCGGCATGCCGGTGCGCTTCCCGGTCGGGCACGAGGGCTCCAGCTTCGGCGCCGCCCTGCTCGGCATGCAGGCGCTCGGCCTGATCGAGTCGATCGAGGTCGCCGCCGACCTGGTCCGGATCGAGGAGACGGTCCGCCCGAATCCCGCCTCCGCCGCCACGTACGCGGCCCTGCTACCGCTCTTCTCCGAGCTCTACGACGCGCTCGTCCCGACGTTCGCGTCGCTGCGGCGGCTGGCCCCGAGCCTGCCGCCGGAGCCACCACCCACCGCTCCTCCCCAGTGATCGCCCGTCCCGGAGGCACGGACGACTACCGAAGGTCGTGATTGCCGTGGTCACACTGCTCGCCGCACCGGCGGAACCCCTCACGAACGCCGGTGACACCCAGCTCGTCATCGCCGCCCTGCTCGGCATCGCCGCGGTGGTGGTGCTCATCGCCTGGGGCAAGGTGCACCCGTTCCTGGCGCTGATCCTCGGCGCGGCCGTGCTCGGCGTGGTCGCCGGGGTCAGCGCCGACAAGATCGTCACCTCGTTCAGCGGCGGGGTGGGCTCCACGGTCGGCGGCGTCGGCCTGCTCATCGCGCTCGGCGCGATGATCGGCGGGATGCTCGCCGAGTCCGGCGGCGCGGACAGCATCGTCGAACGGGTGGTCGGCCGGGTCTCCGGCGGCGCGCTGCCGTGGGCCATGGCCGGGGTGGCCGCGCTGATCGGGCTCCCGCTCTTCTTCGAGGTCGGCGTGGTGCTGCTCGTGCCGATCGTGCTGCTGGTCTCCCGCCGGGTCGACGTGCCACTGATCAAGATCGGCATTCCGGCGCTGGCCGGCCTGTCGGTGCTGCACGGCCTCGTGCCGCCGCACCCGGGCCCGCTGGTCGCGATCGACGCGCTCGGCGCCAACCTCGGCCAGACCCTGGCCCTGGGCCTGCTGGTGGCGATCCCCACCGTGATCATCGCCGGGCCGGTCTTCGGCAACTTCATCGCCCGCTACGTGCCGGCCACCGCCCCGGAGGCGCTGCTGCCCACCCGGCAGCCGCTCGCCGCCGGCGGGGACCGGCGGCCGACCCGCCCCGGCGAGGGCCGGCTCGACGCCGACGGCGACCTGGTCACCGAGGACGACCTGGTCAACCCGGGCACCGGCCGCCCCGGCGCGCCGATCGACGAGCCGGTGGGCCGGCGCTCCCGCCGCGAGCCGGCGCTCTGGGCCGCCGTGGTCACCGTGCTGCTGCCCGTGGTGCTGATGCTGCTGCGGGCGATCGGCGAACTGACCCTCGACGAGGACACCGGCGGCCGGAAGGCGCTGGACATCATCGGCACCCCGATCGTCGCGCTGCTGGCCGGCGTCATCTTCGCGATGATCTTCCTGGGCTACCGGACCGGGTTCAGTCGCGGGCAGGTCTCCGGATTCCTCGGCGGCTCGCTGCCGGCGATCGCCGGCATCCTGCTGATCGTCGCCGCCGGCGGCGGGTTCAAGCAGGTCCTGGTCGACGCCGGGGTGGGCAACCTGGTCGCGGACGCCGCCAAGGGCGCGAACATCTCCCCGCTGCTGCTCGGCTGGCTGGTCGCGGTCGGCATCCGGATCGCCACCGGCTCGGCGACCGTCGCCACGATCACCGCCGCCGGCATCGTCGCGCCGCTCGCGGCGACCCTGAACCAGCCGGAGGTTGCGCTGCTGGCCCTGGCCATCGGCTGCGGGTCGCTGTTCTTCTCACACGTCAACGACGCCGGCTTCTGGCTGGTGAAGGAGTACTTCGGGTTGACCGTCGGCCAGACCATCAAGACCTGGTCGGTGATGGAGACGATCATCTCGGTGGTCGGCTTCGCCGGTGTGCTCCTGCTCGACCTGGTGCTCTAGCGGGCGTCGCGCGGGCGCCCGGCCGGACCGGTCGGGCGCCGGTCCGTCCGAGCCGAGCGGGTCACGGCGCCTCGACGCCGGAGATGCGGAACTTGTGCACCTCCGCGCCGAGGATCATCGCCGCCTGCTCCCCGTCCGGGCCGGAGCCGCGGAAGTCGAGCAATTGCTCGTCGGACTCCCACCGCTCGTAGACGTTGATCCGGCCCGGCTCGACCAGGTCCGCGCTGACCGCGAAGTCCACGCAACCCGGCGCCGAGCGGGCCGCCCGGACGGCCTCCGCGCAGGAGGCCAGGTAGGCGTCCCGCTGGGCCGGGTCGACGTAGAGGGTGCCGGCAACGATGAGCACGCGTGACCTCCTGGAGGGTGAACCGTCCGGCCCATCCTGGCACCCGCAGCGGATCAGGCCCGGCTGATCGCGTTGGCGTGGATCGCCTCGTTCAGGTACGCGGCCATCCCGGGCCGGATCGTCTCGAAGTACTCCGTGAACCGCGGGTCGGCCACGTACATGTCGGCCAGCCCGGTGTGGATCTCGTAGGAGCAGTCGTACCACCAGTGGGTGATGAGCTGGCGGTGTTCCTCGGCCAGTGCCATCGCCTCCGGGCCGTCGGCCGGCGCGCCCGAGTCCATGAGCGCGGCGAACCGCCGCCCCCAGTCCTCGTTCTGGGCCTTGTTGCGCAGCCAGTCCTCCTTCGAGTAGCGGCTGGCCCGCTCCTGCGACTGCCGGTACGCCTCGGTGTCCCCCCAGCGCCGCTCGACCTCGTCGGCGTGCTCGTCCGGGTCGAAGTCCCCGAACACCTCGAACCGCTCCTCCGGCGTCAATCGGATCTCCAACTTCCTCGCCTCCATCGCGCGTTCGATCGCCGCGACCATCTCCTGGAGCTTGCCGATCCGCCCGGACAGCAGCTCGTGCTGCCGGCGCAGGTGCGCCGCCGGGTCGGCCGCCGGGTCGTCCAGAATCTCGGCGATCTCGTCCAGCGGGAACCCCAGCTCCCGGTAGTAGCGGATGAGCTGCAGGCGGTCCAGGTCGCGGTCGTCGTAGCGGCGGTAGCCCGCCGACGTGCGCCCGCTCGGCCGCAGCAGCCCGATCTCGTCGTAGTGGTGCAGCGTCCGGACCGTCACCCGGGCGGCCCGCGCCACCTGACCCACCGTGTACGCCATGGGTTCCCTCCCTTCCGCGACCAAGGCTCCCGCCTCCCGTTGCGTGAGGGTCAAGCCCGATTCTGCGGCCCGCGCGGCCCGCCCGGCTGGAAACGGCGATCGCCCCCGGCCTCCCCGGGGGGTACGGGAGGCCGGGGGCGATCGTGGACCGGGTCAGGTGGTGATCCGCTCCCGCTCCGGGGCGGCGAAGGTCTCGCTGACCGGGGTGCGGAAGGCGTGCACCAGGCCGGCGATCGAGAGCAGCAGGAGCAGCGCCGCGCCGAGGTACATGGCCAGGGCGCCCTGCCCGGCCTTGCGGCCGAACTCGCTGAACCCGTACGAGGTGAGCAGCAGGCCGCGCAGCGTCTCGCCCTTGAACACGGTCTCCCGCTGGGCGGTGACGTCGGCGAGCTGCTTCTGCAGGTCGGGCAGGTTGGCGGCCTTGGCCTGCTCGGCCTGGGTAACCTGCTCGCGCAGCGCGGTCTGCGGCGCGCCCAGGTCGGCGTACGTCTTCCCGCCGCCGATCGACTGCAGGTGCAGGCCGATGTACTCGTTGGCGTAGCACTCGGCCTGCTTGCCGCTGGTGAGCGCCTGGCCGGCGTACTCGCGCAGGCACCCCGACTTCTTCTCCTCGTCGCTCAGCTTGTCGGCCGGCGTGAAACTGATGTGCTGGGCGGCGAGCTGGTCGTGCACGTAGTGGTTGGCGAAGTTGGCGTTCGTCGTCAGGACGACGCCGACGACGAGCAGCAGGACCGCGAGGCCCAGCCCACCGATGCTGAACAACAGGTCGAGCGTCCGTCGCTTCATGTCTGGCTCCCGTATGGATGGTGTCTCTTCGTTGTGTGCGACACCATCGTGGCGGTGGGCGGGGCACCGCCGGCAGGGCCGAACCCCCCGTCCGGCCCGGGACCTTCGACCCGGTGCCGCCGGGCCGATCAGCGGGCCGCGTCGACCGGGGTGAGCGTCTGGAGCAGCTCGGGCAGGGCGACCGGGCGGCCGTAGCGCCAGCCCTGGCCGTGCACGCAGCCGATCGCGGTCACGGCGGCGTGCTGGCCGCCGGTCTCCACGCCCTCGGCCACCACGGTCAGGTCGAACGCGCCGGCCAGCCGGTTGACCATCTCCACCGTGGCGTACGCCCGCGCGTCGTCGGCGTCGAGACGGGCCACGAAGGACTGGTCGATCTTCAGCTCGGTGGCCGGGATCCGGTGCAGGTAGCTCAGCGAGGAGTAGCCGGTGCCGAAGTCGTCGATGGCGATGCCGACCCCGAGGTCACGGAGCTGCGTCAGCCGGTCGAGCACCGCCTCGCTTCCCTCGATGAGCGCCGACTCGGTGAGTTCGAGGGTGAGCGCGCGGAGCGGCAGGCCGACCGCGCCGACCGCTCCGGTGACCGTGGCGATCAGGTCGGGCCGGCGCAGGTGGGCGGCGGCGATGTTGACGGCCACGGTGACCTCGGGGGACCGCTCGCGCCAGATGGCCGCCGCCCGGCACGCCTCGTGGATGACCCACCGGTCGATCGCCAGGATGAGCCCGGTCTCCTCGGCCAGCGGCAGGAACCGCGCCGGGGGGAGCACGCCGAGCCGGGGGTGCCGCCAGCGCAGCAGCGCCTCGGCGCTGCGTACTGCGCCGGTGGACAGGTCGACGATGGGCTGGAACTCCATGAGCAGCTGGTCCTCGTCGACCGCGCGGCGCAGGTCGGCGATCAGCTCGGCCCGGGTCACCGCCGACTCGCGCAGCTGCGGCGTGCAGGTCCGGTACGCGGACTTGCCGGCCGCCTTCGCCGCGTACATAGCGATGTCGGCGTCGCGGAGCAGGTCGGTGTGGGAGGTGTGCTGCGGGCCGTACTCGGCGATGCCGATGCTGGCCGAGGGGTGCACGCCCAGGTCCTCCTCGCCGGGCAGCGGTTCGAGGGCGGCGAGCAGCCGCAGCGCGAGCCGCTCCGGCGGCACCGGCCGGTCACCGGCGACCAGCACGGCGAACTCGTCGCCGCCGAGCCGCGCGATCATCCCGTCGCGGCCGGTCGCGTCCGTCATTCGCTCGGCGATGGTGCGCAGCAACCGGTCGCCGGCGGCGTGCCCGAAGCGGTCGTTGACCTGCTTGAAGCCGTCCAGGTCGAGGAGCAGGACGGCCACCGGGCCGTCGTCGCGCAGGGCGCGGCGCAGCCGCCGCGTGAAGGTGAGCCGGTTGGGCAGGCCGGTGAGCTGGTCGGAGTACGCGAGCCGGCGCAGCCGGGCGACCAGCCGCAGGTTCTCGTTGGCGGCCAGCCCCTGGCGCAGCGCGAGCACCCCGAGCAGCGCCATCATGCCCAGGAAGATCAGGTGCGGGGTCTGCCCGGTGGGCCGGCGGGCGAGCACCACGGCGACGATCGCGCCGCCCACCGGCAGGTAGGGCAGGGCGACCCGCCACCACGGCGGCAGCGGCGACTCGCCGGTCTCCTCCTCCTCGGCGCAGGAGGGCGGTGGCGGGTACCGGGTGGCGAGGCCCATGAGCAGGTAGCTCAGCGGCCAGCAGACGTCGATCGGGTGGCCGGGGGCGTAGCTGTCGTGCGCGACGAGGGAGACGTAGCCGGCGTCGGCGACGGCCCGGGTGGCCAGGCCGATCCCGATCACGGTGAGCGCCCGCCACACCGGACGGGGTGGCGCGGCGATCGCCACCAGGATGGTGAGCTGCATCAGGTCGAGCATCGGGTAGAGCAGCCCGAAGGTGCGCAGCGGATCGGCCAGGTCGGCGGCGGCGAGGTTGCGGAACACCACCACCCAGCCGATCGGGATGAGGGCCAGCCCGACGATCACTCCGTCGAGCAGGGTGCGTGCCTGCCCGACCAGGCTGCGCGGGGCGGCCACGGAGCAGAGCAGCGCGGCGGTGCCGGTGACGATCCCGGCGGTGAACAGCGCGCCGACCAGCGGGGTGTGCGGCAGGCCGTGCCCGCCGAGCCGCTCGACCGTCCAGACCGTCCGGCCGAGCGCCGCGAGGATCATGGTGGCCGCGAGCAGCGCCCAGAAGCGGCGCAGCGGGGCCGGGTGCCGCCGGGCCACGCCCGCGCAGGCCACCGCCGCCCAGCCCGACACCGCCACCGCGCCGACGTCGCTGACCAGGGCCCCGCCCGGCAGGCCGGCGACCAGCCACACCGCTTCCCCGAGTACGACGAGGGCGGCCGCGACGAGCCCGACACGGCCGGAGAGCGGGCGACGGGCCGGCGCCACGGCGGCGAGGCTCACGTGCTGCTGGGGGACAACGATTCGCTCCGGCTCTCTCTCGGGCGTGCACCCTCGTCGATGACGACCGGTTGCGGACGGCGAACGGCGCAAGCCTAGTCAGCGCCCGGTGCCGCCGCCAGAGCCGATCGGCGGCGGTCAGCGGCCCGGCGGGCCGAGGTGTTCCGGGCCGCTGCGACGGTAGAGGGAGACCAGGACGCCGTAGCGGGCCTGCTCCGGCCCGGCTTCCTCGGCCTCGCCGACGAGCGCGTCCAGCGTGGACCGGAGCCGCTCGGCCTGGGCCGGGGTGAGCCGCAGGTGGCGCAGGTGCAGCAGCGGGTCGGGGTCGCCGGCCAGTTCCTCGGCGACCGCGCCGAACAGTGCGCCGGTGGCGCCGGCGTCGGTGGTCTCGCCGACCAGGCGGCGGAACGCCCGCTCGTGGTACTGCTCGGTGCCGCCGCGGACCTGGCGGGTGTGCCCGACCCGGACCATGCCGGCCTCGGTGAGCACCTTGAGGTGGTGGGCGACCGTGCCCTTGGCCGCGCCGAGCCCGGCGGCGAGCTGGCTGATGGTGGCCGGCCCGGAC is part of the Micromonospora halotolerans genome and encodes:
- a CDS encoding gluconokinase translates to MVEPTVVVGVDIGTTSTKAVAYDTGGRQLATHSIGYPLEEPRPGYAEQDPVRIFDAVVGAIRAVAEELRRPVAGLSFSTAMHSLIGLDADGTPLTPSVTWADSRASAQAERLRAVPSGLAIHRRTGTPVHPMAPLPKLVWFAEQQPTLHARVAHWVGIKDYVLLRLTGALVTDHSVASATGLMDIYRLAWDAEALRIASITEEQLPQLVPTTHVLPGLAAGAARATGLPADTPLVVGAGDGPLANLGLGAVHPGEVACSIGTSGAMRVMVERPGVDPLGGVFCYALTEHRWVVGGAINNGGIVLQWANEALAPELGEHAEEELLDLAAQAPVGSGGLIMLPYLLSERAPHWSALPRGAYVGLTHGHGRAHLVRAALEGVCQQLALVLASVRAAGNEVREIRASGGFARSPLWRQILADALGMPVRFPVGHEGSSFGAALLGMQALGLIESIEVAADLVRIEETVRPNPASAATYAALLPLFSELYDALVPTFASLRRLAPSLPPEPPPTAPPQ
- a CDS encoding GntT/GntP/DsdX family permease, producing MVTLLAAPAEPLTNAGDTQLVIAALLGIAAVVVLIAWGKVHPFLALILGAAVLGVVAGVSADKIVTSFSGGVGSTVGGVGLLIALGAMIGGMLAESGGADSIVERVVGRVSGGALPWAMAGVAALIGLPLFFEVGVVLLVPIVLLVSRRVDVPLIKIGIPALAGLSVLHGLVPPHPGPLVAIDALGANLGQTLALGLLVAIPTVIIAGPVFGNFIARYVPATAPEALLPTRQPLAAGGDRRPTRPGEGRLDADGDLVTEDDLVNPGTGRPGAPIDEPVGRRSRREPALWAAVVTVLLPVVLMLLRAIGELTLDEDTGGRKALDIIGTPIVALLAGVIFAMIFLGYRTGFSRGQVSGFLGGSLPAIAGILLIVAAGGGFKQVLVDAGVGNLVADAAKGANISPLLLGWLVAVGIRIATGSATVATITAAGIVAPLAATLNQPEVALLALAIGCGSLFFSHVNDAGFWLVKEYFGLTVGQTIKTWSVMETIISVVGFAGVLLLDLVL
- a CDS encoding putative quinol monooxygenase, giving the protein MLIVAGTLYVDPAQRDAYLASCAEAVRAARSAPGCVDFAVSADLVEPGRINVYERWESDEQLLDFRGSGPDGEQAAMILGAEVHKFRISGVEAP
- a CDS encoding MerR family transcriptional regulator; translation: MAYTVGQVARAARVTVRTLHHYDEIGLLRPSGRTSAGYRRYDDRDLDRLQLIRYYRELGFPLDEIAEILDDPAADPAAHLRRQHELLSGRIGKLQEMVAAIERAMEARKLEIRLTPEERFEVFGDFDPDEHADEVERRWGDTEAYRQSQERASRYSKEDWLRNKAQNEDWGRRFAALMDSGAPADGPEAMALAEEHRQLITHWWYDCSYEIHTGLADMYVADPRFTEYFETIRPGMAAYLNEAIHANAISRA
- a CDS encoding putative bifunctional diguanylate cyclase/phosphodiesterase, which translates into the protein MAPARRPLSGRVGLVAAALVVLGEAVWLVAGLPGGALVSDVGAVAVSGWAAVACAGVARRHPAPLRRFWALLAATMILAALGRTVWTVERLGGHGLPHTPLVGALFTAGIVTGTAALLCSVAAPRSLVGQARTLLDGVIVGLALIPIGWVVVFRNLAAADLADPLRTFGLLYPMLDLMQLTILVAIAAPPRPVWRALTVIGIGLATRAVADAGYVSLVAHDSYAPGHPIDVCWPLSYLLMGLATRYPPPPSCAEEEETGESPLPPWWRVALPYLPVGGAIVAVVLARRPTGQTPHLIFLGMMALLGVLALRQGLAANENLRLVARLRRLAYSDQLTGLPNRLTFTRRLRRALRDDGPVAVLLLDLDGFKQVNDRFGHAAGDRLLRTIAERMTDATGRDGMIARLGGDEFAVLVAGDRPVPPERLALRLLAALEPLPGEEDLGVHPSASIGIAEYGPQHTSHTDLLRDADIAMYAAKAAGKSAYRTCTPQLRESAVTRAELIADLRRAVDEDQLLMEFQPIVDLSTGAVRSAEALLRWRHPRLGVLPPARFLPLAEETGLILAIDRWVIHEACRAAAIWRERSPEVTVAVNIAAAHLRRPDLIATVTGAVGAVGLPLRALTLELTESALIEGSEAVLDRLTQLRDLGVGIAIDDFGTGYSSLSYLHRIPATELKIDQSFVARLDADDARAYATVEMVNRLAGAFDLTVVAEGVETGGQHAAVTAIGCVHGQGWRYGRPVALPELLQTLTPVDAAR
- a CDS encoding ArsR/SmtB family transcription factor; protein product: MNHDTELEVRTPAHFKALAHPFRHRLLFALGSGPATISQLAAGLGAAKGTVAHHLKVLTEAGMVRVGHTRQVRGGTEQYHERAFRRLVGETTDAGATGALFGAVAEELAGDPDPLLHLRHLRLTPAQAERLRSTLDALVGEAEEAGPEQARYGVLVSLYRRSGPEHLGPPGR